A portion of the Calothrix sp. 336/3 genome contains these proteins:
- the grpE gene encoding nucleotide exchange factor GrpE encodes MDEDKQVHNADAGKGEATEVKQTMNSDSPVSMNPNEPNTEVTEAVTSTNSTTTDSSTANVETPSPAGVDAAVVGSMTQQIESLKAQLEERSNQYTRMAADFENYRKRTQKEKEDLESQIKRNTIIELLPVVDNFERARSQIKPQNDGEMGIHKSYQGVYKQLVDCLKRVGVSPMRPEGQEFDPNLHEAVMREPTDEYPEGTVLEELVRGYFLGDRVLRHAMVKVAAPKEESSPSEETQSPPAES; translated from the coding sequence ATGGACGAAGATAAACAGGTACACAATGCCGATGCAGGCAAGGGCGAAGCAACAGAGGTTAAGCAAACGATGAATAGTGACTCCCCAGTATCCATGAATCCCAACGAACCTAACACCGAGGTGACTGAAGCAGTCACATCCACAAATAGCACAACAACAGATTCATCAACTGCAAATGTGGAAACTCCGTCTCCAGCAGGTGTTGATGCTGCTGTTGTCGGGTCAATGACTCAACAAATTGAGTCTCTCAAAGCTCAGTTAGAAGAACGCAGCAATCAATACACACGGATGGCTGCTGATTTCGAGAATTACCGGAAACGGACTCAGAAGGAAAAGGAAGACTTAGAGTCTCAAATCAAGCGGAATACTATTATCGAGTTATTACCGGTAGTAGATAACTTTGAGCGAGCGCGATCGCAAATTAAACCCCAGAATGATGGGGAAATGGGAATCCATAAGAGTTACCAAGGAGTTTATAAACAACTTGTAGATTGTTTAAAACGTGTTGGTGTATCCCCCATGCGTCCAGAGGGTCAGGAGTTCGATCCTAACCTGCATGAAGCAGTAATGCGGGAACCTACGGATGAATATCCAGAAGGAACAGTGTTAGAAGAGTTAGTACGCGGTTATTTTCTGGGCGATCGCGTGCTACGTCATGCTATGGTCAAAGTTGCTGCACCGAAGGAAGAATCATCACCTTCCGAGGAAACTCAATCTCCTCCAGCCGAAAGTTAA
- the dnaK gene encoding molecular chaperone DnaK — protein MGKVIGIDLGTTNSCVAVLEGGQPIVIANSEGGRTTPSIVGFGKGGDRLVGPLAKRQAVTNAENTVYSIKRFIGRRWEDTEIERSRVPYGCVKGRDDTVDVQIRGKNYTPQEISAMILQKMKQDAENFLGETVDKAVITVPAYFTDAQRQATKDAGTIAGLEVLRIINEPTAAALAFGLDKQDQEQLILVFDLGGGTFDVSILQLGDGVFEVKATCGNNHLGGDDFDNCIVCWMIENFQQQEKIDLAQDKMALQRLREAAEKAKIELSTMGSTSINLPFITADATGPKHLEMELTRSKFEELASRLIEATIEPMVQALKDADLKPQDIDKILLVGGSTRIPAVQNALMKFFNGKAPDRSVNPDEAVALGAAIQAGVLGGEVDNLLLLDVTPLSLGIETLGEVFTKIIERNTTIPTSKSQVFSTAVDGQTSVEIHVLQGERAMARDNKSLGKFLLAGIPPAPRGVPQIEVAFEIDVNGILKVSAQDKGTGREQSIRITNTGGLSSNEVERMRQEAEAFAEEDKKRMELVGLRNQAENLLSSYDATLKDNGELISDQMKLLAEEKLSLLQAAMTDTSVSTGDFKQRLDEFQQALFAIGADVYNRSHMPGTEIEETGENFFTSETPEPAGEDFTPQFNFDFDEDNTLQTDYETID, from the coding sequence ATGGGAAAAGTTATTGGGATCGATTTAGGCACTACCAATAGTTGTGTCGCAGTTTTAGAAGGTGGTCAACCAATTGTTATTGCTAACTCAGAAGGCGGTAGAACTACCCCCAGCATCGTTGGTTTTGGCAAAGGTGGCGATCGCTTAGTCGGTCCATTGGCAAAACGGCAGGCGGTCACAAATGCCGAAAATACAGTTTACAGTATCAAAAGATTTATCGGTCGTCGCTGGGAAGATACGGAAATTGAACGTTCCCGTGTACCCTATGGCTGTGTCAAGGGTAGAGATGATACCGTCGATGTGCAAATTCGTGGCAAAAACTATACACCCCAAGAAATCTCTGCCATGATCCTGCAAAAAATGAAGCAGGACGCGGAAAATTTCCTCGGTGAAACCGTTGATAAAGCCGTAATCACTGTTCCAGCCTACTTTACTGATGCTCAAAGACAAGCGACAAAAGATGCAGGAACAATTGCCGGACTAGAAGTCTTACGAATCATCAACGAACCTACCGCCGCCGCTCTTGCCTTCGGTTTAGATAAGCAAGACCAAGAACAATTAATTCTTGTATTCGACTTAGGTGGTGGTACTTTTGACGTATCAATCCTGCAATTAGGGGATGGTGTGTTTGAAGTCAAAGCTACCTGCGGTAACAACCATCTGGGTGGGGATGATTTTGATAACTGTATTGTTTGTTGGATGATTGAAAATTTCCAGCAACAGGAAAAAATCGACCTTGCTCAGGACAAAATGGCACTGCAACGCCTACGGGAAGCTGCGGAGAAGGCAAAAATTGAACTCTCCACCATGGGGAGTACTTCCATTAATTTACCCTTCATCACCGCAGATGCCACCGGACCAAAACACCTGGAAATGGAACTTACCCGTTCCAAGTTTGAAGAACTGGCTAGTCGTCTGATTGAAGCGACTATCGAACCAATGGTACAGGCTCTCAAGGATGCCGACCTGAAGCCCCAAGATATCGATAAAATTCTTCTGGTTGGGGGTTCCACACGCATTCCCGCAGTCCAAAATGCCTTAATGAAATTCTTTAATGGCAAGGCTCCTGACCGCTCAGTTAACCCAGATGAGGCAGTTGCCCTGGGTGCAGCAATTCAAGCAGGTGTCCTGGGTGGGGAAGTTGATAACCTCCTGTTGTTGGATGTGACTCCCTTATCTTTAGGTATCGAAACCCTGGGTGAGGTGTTTACCAAAATCATTGAACGCAATACCACTATTCCCACAAGCAAATCTCAGGTATTTTCCACTGCCGTTGATGGGCAAACCTCCGTGGAAATCCATGTTCTCCAAGGGGAGCGGGCAATGGCACGAGATAACAAAAGTCTCGGTAAATTCCTCCTAGCAGGTATTCCCCCTGCGCCTCGTGGGGTGCCACAAATTGAAGTTGCCTTTGAAATTGATGTCAATGGTATTCTCAAAGTCTCGGCACAGGATAAAGGCACCGGCAGGGAGCAAAGTATCCGGATTACGAATACTGGAGGTTTGAGCAGCAACGAAGTCGAGCGGATGCGCCAAGAGGCAGAAGCCTTCGCAGAAGAAGACAAAAAACGTATGGAATTGGTGGGACTGCGAAACCAAGCGGAAAATCTCTTATCTAGCTATGATGCCACCCTCAAAGATAATGGGGAGTTAATCAGTGACCAAATGAAACTCCTAGCAGAGGAAAAATTATCATTGTTACAAGCAGCAATGACCGATACTAGTGTTTCTACGGGCGATTTCAAGCAGCGTTTAGATGAGTTTCAACAGGCTTTATTTGCCATTGGTGCTGATGTTTATAACCGTTCCCATATGCCTGGTACAGAAATAGAAGAAACGGGAGAGAATTTCTTTACTTCTGAAACCCCTGAACCCGCCGGTGAGGATTTTACACCTCAATTCAATTTTGATTTTGATGAGGATAATACCTTACAGACCGACTATGAGACCATAGATTAG
- the dnaJ gene encoding molecular chaperone DnaJ, with amino-acid sequence MARDFYEILGVSRDADKDELKSAYRRLARKYHPDVNKEPGAEERFKEINRAYEVLSEPETRARYDRFGEQGVSGAGAAGFQDMGDMGGFADIFESIFSGFAGGMGNQTQRRRSGPVRGDDLRLDLKLDFREAVFGGEKEIRISHLETCEVCSGTGAKPGTRPRTCSTCSGSGQVRRVTRTPFGSFTQVSTCPTCNGTGMVIEDKCDACDGKGANQVTKKLKITIPAGVDNGTRLRISGEGDAGQRSGPAGDLYVYLFVNEDEEFHRDGINILSEIQVSYLQAILGCRLEVNTVDGAVEMIIPPGTQPNTVMKLENRGVPRLGNPVSRGDHMITVSIDIPTKVTPEERELLEKLAKIKGDRTGKGGLEGFLGNFFQQR; translated from the coding sequence ATGGCTCGTGACTTCTATGAAATTCTGGGTGTCTCCCGTGACGCCGACAAAGACGAACTCAAAAGCGCTTACCGCCGCCTTGCCCGGAAGTATCACCCAGATGTGAATAAAGAACCGGGAGCAGAGGAGCGTTTTAAGGAAATTAACCGTGCCTATGAGGTACTGTCAGAGCCGGAAACCCGTGCCCGTTATGACCGTTTTGGAGAACAAGGGGTATCGGGTGCAGGTGCGGCTGGATTTCAAGATATGGGTGATATGGGCGGTTTTGCCGATATCTTTGAGAGCATTTTTAGTGGTTTTGCTGGGGGAATGGGCAATCAGACCCAAAGGCGACGCAGTGGTCCTGTCAGGGGTGATGACCTGCGCTTAGACCTGAAACTAGATTTTAGGGAAGCGGTATTTGGTGGAGAGAAGGAAATTCGGATTTCTCACCTAGAAACCTGTGAAGTTTGTAGTGGTACGGGGGCAAAACCCGGTACTCGTCCTCGGACTTGTTCCACTTGTAGTGGTTCTGGGCAAGTACGGCGGGTAACAAGAACACCTTTTGGTAGCTTTACTCAGGTTTCTACCTGTCCTACCTGTAATGGTACGGGAATGGTAATTGAGGATAAGTGTGACGCTTGTGATGGCAAGGGTGCCAATCAAGTGACGAAGAAGTTGAAAATAACTATTCCTGCGGGTGTGGATAATGGCACAAGATTACGCATATCCGGTGAGGGTGATGCGGGTCAAAGAAGTGGTCCTGCGGGGGATTTGTATGTTTACTTGTTTGTGAATGAGGACGAAGAGTTTCACCGGGATGGAATTAATATTCTCTCGGAAATTCAAGTTAGTTATTTACAAGCGATTCTGGGTTGCCGCTTGGAGGTAAATACGGTGGATGGGGCGGTGGAAATGATTATTCCGCCAGGAACTCAGCCGAATACGGTGATGAAATTAGAAAATCGTGGTGTACCACGTTTAGGTAATCCTGTGAGTCGAGGAGACCATATGATTACCGTGTCTATTGATATTCCGACGAAGGTGACACCAGAGGAGAGGGAATTGTTAGAGAAGTTGGCAAAGATTAAGGGCGATCGCACTGGTAAGGGTGGTCTTGAGGGGTTTTTAGGTAATTTCTTCCAACAACGATGA
- a CDS encoding sulfurtransferase TusA family protein yields the protein MNLSPVSTPDAQLDLRGTPCPINFVRTKLRLTQMTPGHLLEVWLDPGEPIEQVPDSLTLAGYQVEGITDCNGYFSLLVRCPTATA from the coding sequence ATGAATTTATCTCCTGTTTCTACCCCTGACGCTCAGTTAGATTTGCGCGGTACTCCCTGTCCCATTAATTTTGTCCGGACAAAATTACGTTTGACGCAAATGACTCCAGGTCATCTGTTGGAAGTTTGGCTCGATCCTGGGGAACCAATTGAGCAGGTTCCTGACAGTTTGACCTTGGCTGGTTATCAAGTGGAGGGAATTACTGACTGTAATGGTTATTTTTCCCTTTTAGTACGTTGTCCGACAGCGACTGCATGA
- the rsgA gene encoding small ribosomal subunit biogenesis GTPase RsgA — protein MMEHLSSTGDLCGTVVAVQANFYQVQLEDISTPNSGSDAQKFSLGSSTLLCTRRTRLKKIGQQVMVGDRVVIEEPDWTGGRGAIAEVLPRTSELDRPAIANVNQILLVFAVADPPLEPYQLSRFLVKAESTGLDVLLCLNKSDLISPQEQIHISDRLGAWGYQPLFISVYKSLGIENLSQALNGKITVLAGASGVGKSSLINAIVPNINLRVGEVSGKLARGRHTTRHVQLFELPHGGLLADTPGFNQPDLDCHPEDLASLFPEARAKLATGNCKFSDCLHRDEPECGVRGDWERYEHYLVFLEEAIAHKNHLHQQADPESTLKAKTKGKGKTYYEPKLESKKYRQKSRRTQLQELEQIYQESEE, from the coding sequence ATGATGGAGCATCTCTCATCTACTGGGGATTTATGCGGTACGGTTGTAGCCGTGCAGGCAAATTTTTATCAGGTGCAATTGGAGGATATTTCTACCCCCAATTCGGGAAGTGATGCCCAAAAATTTTCCTTAGGTAGCTCAACTCTTCTGTGTACCCGACGGACTCGTTTGAAGAAAATTGGGCAGCAGGTGATGGTGGGCGATCGCGTGGTGATTGAAGAACCAGACTGGACGGGGGGACGGGGAGCGATCGCGGAGGTTTTACCCCGTACTAGTGAACTTGACCGTCCAGCGATCGCCAATGTAAACCAAATTCTCTTGGTGTTTGCGGTGGCTGACCCTCCCTTGGAACCCTATCAACTCAGTCGTTTTTTAGTCAAGGCTGAATCCACGGGCTTGGATGTGCTGCTATGTTTGAATAAAAGTGACTTGATTTCTCCCCAAGAGCAAATTCATATCAGCGATCGCCTGGGAGCTTGGGGTTATCAACCCCTGTTTATTAGTGTCTATAAGAGCTTAGGTATTGAAAACCTCTCCCAAGCCCTAAATGGTAAAATCACCGTACTTGCTGGGGCTTCTGGTGTGGGTAAATCCAGCTTAATTAATGCCATTGTACCGAATATCAATCTGCGTGTGGGTGAGGTTTCTGGAAAGTTGGCACGGGGTCGCCATACAACTCGCCATGTCCAGTTATTCGAGTTACCCCATGGGGGTTTGTTGGCAGATACTCCCGGTTTTAATCAGCCAGATTTAGATTGCCACCCTGAGGATTTGGCGAGTTTGTTTCCCGAAGCACGGGCAAAATTAGCTACAGGCAATTGTAAATTTAGTGACTGTTTACACAGAGACGAGCCAGAATGTGGAGTGCGGGGAGATTGGGAGCGTTACGAGCATTATTTAGTCTTTCTAGAAGAGGCGATCGCCCATAAAAACCACTTACATCAGCAAGCAGATCCAGAATCTACCCTGAAAGCCAAAACCAAAGGTAAAGGTAAAACCTATTACGAACCGAAATTAGAAAGTAAGAAGTATCGGCAAAAGTCCCGACGTACCCAGTTACAGGAATTAGAACAAATTTATCAAGAGAGTGAGGAATAG
- a CDS encoding XisI protein, with the protein MAVEQYRQYIKHLLSARQKRASMSRKYEEYEVQTIFDEQQDHYQLLYVGWRENKRDFGCILHLDIKDGKIWIQHDGTEVGIANQLVEMGVPKQDIILAFHEPYIRQFTEFGS; encoded by the coding sequence ATGGCTGTAGAACAATATCGGCAATATATCAAACATCTGCTTTCCGCAAGGCAGAAGCGAGCTTCCATGTCACGAAAATACGAAGAGTATGAAGTGCAAACAATTTTTGACGAGCAACAAGACCATTATCAATTACTTTATGTCGGTTGGAGAGAAAATAAACGAGATTTTGGTTGCATTTTACATCTTGATATTAAAGATGGGAAAATTTGGATTCAACATGATGGTACTGAAGTGGGAATTGCTAATCAATTAGTAGAAATGGGAGTACCCAAACAAGATATCATTTTGGCATTTCACGAACCCTACATACGACAATTTACAGAGTTTGGCAGTTAA
- a CDS encoding XisH family protein — protein MAKDRFHNVVRNSLEKEGWQITDDPYEINVDDVDFEIDLAAEQLLGAEREGEKIAVEIKSFISPSNVSEFHTALGQFLNYRDALEKIEPERLLYLAVRLPIYQTFFQRKFIISAVEKYQLRLMIYDVEQEVISQWL, from the coding sequence ATGGCAAAAGATAGATTTCATAATGTTGTCAGAAATTCTCTAGAAAAAGAAGGCTGGCAAATTACAGATGACCCCTATGAAATTAATGTAGATGATGTCGATTTTGAGATTGATTTAGCCGCAGAACAACTTTTAGGTGCAGAACGGGAGGGAGAAAAAATAGCGGTAGAAATTAAAAGTTTTATTAGTCCATCGAATGTTTCCGAATTTCATACTGCCTTGGGACAATTTTTAAATTATCGAGATGCCTTAGAGAAAATTGAACCCGAACGTTTACTTTATTTAGCTGTAAGATTGCCTATTTATCAAACTTTTTTTCAACGAAAATTTATTATATCAGCAGTTGAAAAATATCAATTACGATTGATGATTTACGATGTAGAGCAGGAGGTTATAAGCCAATGGCTGTAG
- a CDS encoding carboxypeptidase regulatory-like domain-containing protein, translating to MTVKTEQDVLSHDDAKNPQKVSNCLNSVNSQKPGLANNILHKLLASSTLVKGYSENQSTVITECNSNSIKSNIQLPRKKSEIVDKLLLAKNNNPHITENKSNSSDNGNNETAENATSETVASTVTADKNNPNQNISSDQANNQLSYNRVQDTNPINNILATVQQLISASLYASLNRTVTDITPTDTSQSSNRESTENSNNSSPQEIASLNLNTNKILALVQEFVQMSISASLNSNIPNSIDNNTSVNTDNTNNSQKLAAANNSNTTEKTPTDSSVPKPTLELARRPDDPFLVGILINGREVGTIDIIQNGNILLLPIDSFADIANLTFEVKGEGYQVVTPLGNVQISENEIQEKNGIKYISNVILAEKLKIKVELNTADLTLLTDLPWRAGTRQNISSASQLKPDFLPPGTGISNFRQELSVSRSSGSTDWSSSTLVGGRLFDWSYQLRLNNNFVNEPDLSEYYLYKRSGAFQYQLGRQNLALHPLLNGMSFTGFQVGYTNLPANNLYSSYGANELIPRRSQPIQTFRGQAPAASIVQLRVSGVIIAQQQVGFNGQYEFLDVNLPVGQNNEIEVLIFDRSNLRVPAQIRSVRINASDLLLPSGGNVQLGGVGFSGNLVQNNLLGNANSDYDGKLTGFYQIRQGLSKNLTLEAGVQAVPDTLQTQAGFIWRLANPLVLSANIGSSNGELGYSADLDFQLDRLDITANSQELPEGYQPQRKNGRLSNHSLEVGYRFNNSFNLGFIARSRQDESESVNYVLPTFYARPFSSLSLSGRPDLYGRYLLNAFYQPNNATRLTFNTFGDNYISDLSYKFGRDYQLSLGNEFGGNAAARYSLSFGRTPNSLRELSWNLGLAVSDGEIGPIAGASMQVLPGLFARIDYQGIPSRTRGFMGGFGDDRLTLSLVSDLSFAGGRVTPSSNSGISKDRGAIAGRLKLEGSKEKFDLSGSNIQVFNNRNQNIGSTRTDSQGNFYLGNLPEGVYSIQVEPDELPVELSVMKTSAVAKVASSAVTNVDFAVRPEFGVAGRVTDVSGQAVPQVRVELLNGVGSRVLSAVTDQFGLYRLDGVPVGKYTLRVSPLDALNSRDTLPKLPIEIRNEFVYEQNLKLPISAAAKQKVGK from the coding sequence ATGACTGTTAAGACTGAGCAAGATGTGCTGAGTCATGATGATGCCAAAAATCCCCAAAAAGTCAGTAACTGCCTTAACTCAGTAAATTCACAAAAGCCAGGTTTAGCTAATAATATTCTTCATAAGCTGTTAGCATCCTCTACTTTAGTGAAAGGCTATTCAGAAAATCAATCAACAGTAATTACTGAATGTAACTCTAATTCAATTAAATCTAATATTCAGCTTCCGAGAAAAAAATCCGAAATAGTTGACAAATTACTGCTAGCAAAAAATAATAACCCTCATATTACTGAAAATAAAAGTAATTCCTCTGATAATGGCAATAATGAAACTGCCGAAAATGCCACTTCCGAAACCGTTGCATCTACAGTAACAGCAGATAAAAATAATCCGAATCAAAATATTAGCTCTGATCAAGCGAATAATCAGTTAAGTTATAACAGGGTTCAAGATACTAACCCAATTAATAATATTCTTGCGACTGTACAACAATTAATTAGCGCATCTTTATATGCATCCTTAAATAGAACTGTCACAGATATTACACCAACAGATACATCACAGTCTAGCAATAGGGAAAGTACAGAGAATAGTAATAATTCTTCCCCTCAAGAAATTGCCTCTCTCAACCTGAATACAAACAAAATTCTGGCATTGGTACAAGAATTCGTACAAATGTCAATATCCGCATCATTAAATAGTAATATCCCAAATAGCATTGATAATAATACTTCCGTAAATACAGATAATACAAACAATTCACAAAAACTAGCCGCAGCTAATAATTCTAATACTACAGAGAAAACTCCTACTGATTCTAGTGTTCCCAAACCAACACTGGAGCTTGCGAGAAGACCTGATGACCCATTTTTGGTAGGTATTTTAATTAACGGCAGAGAAGTTGGGACAATAGATATTATTCAGAATGGAAATATTCTTTTATTACCAATTGATAGCTTTGCTGATATTGCAAATTTAACCTTTGAAGTCAAGGGTGAAGGGTATCAAGTTGTCACTCCCTTAGGGAATGTACAAATCTCTGAAAATGAGATACAAGAAAAAAATGGTATTAAATATATTAGTAATGTCATTTTAGCCGAAAAACTTAAAATTAAAGTTGAATTAAATACAGCAGATTTAACCTTATTAACTGACCTGCCATGGAGAGCAGGAACTAGACAAAATATATCAAGCGCTAGTCAATTAAAACCAGATTTCCTACCTCCTGGTACTGGTATTTCTAATTTTCGTCAGGAATTAAGTGTTTCTCGTAGTAGTGGTAGTACTGACTGGAGTAGTTCAACCCTAGTTGGTGGCAGATTATTTGATTGGTCCTATCAGTTACGTTTAAACAATAATTTTGTTAACGAGCCAGATTTATCAGAATATTATTTATATAAGCGTAGTGGAGCCTTTCAATATCAACTGGGACGGCAGAATTTAGCATTACATCCGCTACTAAATGGGATGAGTTTTACCGGATTTCAAGTAGGTTATACAAATCTGCCAGCAAATAATTTATACAGTAGTTATGGAGCCAATGAATTAATACCGAGACGTTCACAGCCAATACAAACTTTTCGAGGACAAGCACCAGCAGCAAGTATTGTGCAATTGCGAGTATCCGGTGTGATTATTGCACAACAACAGGTAGGGTTTAACGGTCAATACGAGTTTTTAGATGTCAATTTACCTGTTGGTCAAAATAATGAGATTGAAGTACTGATTTTTGACCGGAGTAACTTACGAGTTCCAGCACAAATTCGCTCTGTAAGAATCAATGCTTCTGATTTATTATTGCCTTCTGGTGGAAATGTGCAGCTTGGTGGTGTTGGTTTTAGTGGAAATTTAGTACAGAATAACTTGCTAGGTAACGCGAACTCTGATTATGACGGTAAGTTAACTGGTTTTTATCAAATCCGTCAGGGTTTAAGTAAGAACTTGACTCTAGAAGCAGGTGTACAAGCTGTTCCTGATACACTACAAACTCAAGCAGGTTTTATTTGGCGATTAGCAAATCCCTTAGTTTTATCAGCAAATATTGGTAGTTCTAATGGTGAATTAGGCTACTCTGCGGATTTAGATTTCCAGTTAGACCGTTTAGATATTACTGCTAATTCCCAAGAATTACCTGAAGGATATCAACCTCAAAGAAAGAATGGGAGATTATCAAATCACAGTTTAGAAGTAGGATATCGCTTTAATAATAGTTTCAATTTAGGTTTTATTGCTCGCAGTCGGCAAGATGAATCAGAGAGCGTTAATTATGTGTTGCCGACATTTTATGCTCGACCTTTTTCAAGCTTATCTTTGAGTGGTAGACCTGATTTATATGGACGTTACTTACTCAATGCATTTTATCAGCCAAATAATGCGACTCGGTTGACTTTTAACACTTTTGGCGATAATTATATTTCTGATTTAAGTTATAAATTTGGTCGTGATTATCAGTTATCACTGGGTAATGAATTTGGTGGTAACGCTGCTGCGCGTTATTCTCTGAGTTTTGGACGGACACCTAATAGTCTGCGAGAGTTAAGTTGGAATTTAGGACTTGCTGTCAGTGATGGGGAAATTGGACCGATCGCGGGTGCAAGTATGCAAGTATTACCCGGTTTATTTGCCAGAATTGACTATCAAGGTATCCCTTCGCGAACTAGAGGTTTCATGGGTGGATTTGGAGACGATCGCCTAACTCTATCCTTAGTATCAGATTTATCCTTCGCTGGTGGTAGGGTTACTCCATCTAGTAATTCTGGTATCAGTAAAGATAGGGGAGCGATCGCCGGACGATTGAAGCTCGAAGGTAGTAAGGAAAAGTTTGACTTGAGTGGTTCTAATATCCAAGTTTTCAATAATCGTAACCAAAATATTGGTTCTACCCGCACTGATTCCCAAGGCAATTTCTACTTGGGTAATTTACCAGAAGGTGTTTACTCCATTCAGGTGGAACCGGATGAGTTACCAGTAGAATTGTCAGTAATGAAAACTTCGGCAGTAGCAAAAGTTGCTAGTTCCGCAGTCACTAATGTAGACTTTGCAGTCCGTCCAGAATTCGGTGTTGCGGGACGTGTCACCGACGTATCTGGTCAAGCCGTACCTCAAGTTAGAGTAGAATTACTCAATGGGGTTGGTTCTAGGGTCTTATCTGCGGTGACTGACCAGTTTGGTTTGTATCGTCTGGATGGCGTTCCTGTAGGGAAGTATACCCTACGAGTATCCCCTCTTGATGCTCTCAATTCCCGTGACACATTGCCCAAACTTCCCATTGAAATTCGTAACGAGTTTGTCTACGAACAAAATTTGAAATTACCCATTTCCGCAGCAGCAAAACAAAAAGTTGGGAAATAG
- a CDS encoding molecular chaperone — protein MSKINFQSIFISLISLLTLGLPSVSAMEVSVSPPRVEVEINGKQTRTKPIKIINLSNEPVDIKVYVRNWTMNEKNQLQEASSDEQSLDQSIVFTPAKFTIPPRGSQIIRFAVRPKVKPVPGESRAVLFVEEILPENKKSDNIPTVGRFGVVIYGFSGEIKRIASLNSATVSSQGSSIQASFDILNSGNAHVRMKGQYAIWQATKYPGAKSTQSISNLGNVKSKLPANILEAGNFELPPILPNHRRQLLLEIAKKLPPGNYILDINGDLSGKQIDQGIPFTVNNSPVTSPKTGRFKERLNRNK, from the coding sequence ATGTCTAAAATTAACTTCCAAAGTATCTTTATTTCTCTCATAAGCTTACTCACTCTGGGCTTACCTAGCGTAAGTGCGATGGAGGTTTCTGTTAGCCCTCCCCGAGTAGAAGTTGAAATTAATGGGAAACAAACACGTACTAAACCCATTAAAATTATTAATCTCTCTAATGAGCCAGTAGACATTAAAGTATATGTTCGTAACTGGACAATGAATGAGAAAAATCAGCTACAGGAAGCATCTTCTGATGAACAATCCCTTGATCAGTCGATTGTATTTACTCCGGCGAAATTTACAATTCCTCCTCGGGGCAGTCAAATAATTCGCTTTGCTGTTCGTCCTAAGGTAAAACCTGTTCCTGGAGAAAGCCGTGCTGTATTGTTTGTAGAAGAAATACTACCCGAAAATAAAAAATCAGATAATATTCCAACTGTCGGACGTTTTGGTGTAGTTATTTATGGCTTTTCTGGAGAAATTAAACGTATTGCTAGCCTTAATTCTGCTACAGTCAGTTCACAAGGTAGCTCTATACAAGCATCATTTGATATCTTGAATTCTGGGAATGCTCATGTGCGGATGAAAGGACAGTACGCTATTTGGCAGGCAACGAAATACCCAGGAGCTAAGTCTACACAATCAATATCAAATCTAGGTAATGTCAAATCGAAATTACCAGCTAACATCCTAGAAGCAGGTAATTTTGAGCTACCACCTATACTTCCTAATCATCGTCGTCAATTATTGCTTGAAATAGCAAAAAAATTACCCCCTGGTAATTATATATTGGATATAAATGGTGATTTAAGTGGCAAGCAAATTGACCAAGGTATCCCATTTACAGTAAATAATTCACCAGTAACTTCTCCCAAAACAGGAAGATTTAAGGAGAGATTAAATAGAAACAAATAA